CTCGGTCTCATCGTCACCACGGAGCGTGGCGAGGTAGACCCTAAACAGCGAGATTGACGGAGAGCCAGCGAAAGCAGGAGAAATGACCGAGAGTTGTTGTCAGGTGGTGTGAGCTTCCGCCAGGCGCGCCACGACCCCGGCCGAGGGGCAATCTCAACCGGGGCCGCGACGACCTGGCGGGGTGACCTGCTCAACGGCGCTGACGGACCCGCTCCACCTGCCGTCGATAGTCCTGCTGGGTGACGCAGTGCACGCAGTTCGGCCGGTGACGGCCCCGACCGAGCAGCACCTTGGCCCCATCCGCCATCGGCCTGATCTGCTTGATGATCCGTAGCACCACCGGGTCCAGGGCGTGACGCCGACAGACCACGACGTCGGAGTCGGTCCACTGGATCGCAACCGCCTCCGGGTGACGATCGAGCCCGTGCTGGACCAGCTCAGCGACCGTCACCCTCAGCGGCGGGTCCGACCGCCACACCCGGCGCGACCGCTTCACGACCTGGCCTCCTTCACCGAGCCGAGCACCACCTGCGCCCGGTGCCGCACGGGCAGGACCGCCCACGTGCCCGAGCCGGTGTGCACCCACTCGTTCAGCGCGAGCTGCACGAGCTGGCCGCAGACCTCGCACGTCGAGACCGTCACGACCCCGTCCCCACACAGTCGGGCTGCGGGCAGCAGTCGGGATGACACACCCGATCGCAGCTACACGAGGCGAGCGCCTCCCGAACCTCCACCGCTCCGGGCACGTGCTCCACGTGGGCGAGCGCCTGGACCGGACACCCGTCCTCGTGGAGCCAGTGGGCCTCGCCTGGGTCCACCTCGTCGCCGCACTCCGCGCAGAGTGGGCGCTCGGTACTGTTCACCATCGTCATCGACCTTCCGTGTCGGTGACACCGGGGCGGGTCGTGTTCGGCGGCCCGCCCCGCCGTCTCTGTGACTTCTGTCACCCTTGATTCTACCACTGACGTTGTCCTAAGTGCCGTGAAACACCATCAGGTGCATCGAGGTCGCGCCGGCCCACCCCGGCGCGTGCTGTCCGTCGCACGCTGGCAGGGGTCGGTGCCGGACTCCACGGCGCGGGTGAGAGATGTAGGGTGCGTCCGTGCGACGCCACAGGCTGGTGGAGGCCCGCAAGGCGGCCGGCAAGACGCAGGAGCAGGTCGCCGAGCTGGTCGAGGTCGACCGCACGACGATCGGCAAGTGGGAGCGGGGCGAGTCCACCCCCTACCCACAGCAGCGCCCCGCCTACGCGGCGGCGATCAGCGTGACTCTGAGCGAACTGGCGTCCATGCTGTCCTCGATGCCGATCGACGCCGGGGAGATCGCCGGGTGGCTCGCCCACTACCTCGCGATGGAGCAGTCAGCGACCGGCATCCGGGTCCACGAGCCGAAGCTCGTGGACGGCCTGCTTCAGACTCCCGCCTACGTCGAGGCGGTGGTCCGCTGCGTCGGGCTGGCCGGGGTGACCGACGACTACGTGACGCAGAACATCAACCAGCGGCGGCACCGCCAGCAGCGCGTCCGCACCGGTGAC
This portion of the Acidimicrobiales bacterium genome encodes:
- a CDS encoding helix-turn-helix transcriptional regulator, translating into MRRHRLVEARKAAGKTQEQVAELVEVDRTTIGKWERGESTPYPQQRPAYAAAISVTLSELASMLSSMPIDAGEIAGWLAHYLAMEQSATGIRVHEPKLVDGLLQTPAYVEAVVRCVGLAGVTDDYVTQNINQRRHRQQRVRTGDVGLEVIQAEQVLHVQLGTPQVMAEQLYSLADAAELPSVTVRVMPFTAGQYEARRLDSFSILAHPWGNPTVCLSSYGGTRFITEADETAYFAQAFEQATHLALSPADSIALIRQMAHTWEARR